From the Sporolituus thermophilus DSM 23256 genome, the window CTAATAGATACAATCCCTGGAATAGGGAAACGGATTGCCCAAGTAATATTGGCAGAAATAGGACTTGACATGAGCCGGTTTCCAAGCGACAAGCATATAGCCGCATGGTCCGGACTAGCTCCAGGGAATAACGAAAGTGCCGGAAAGCGAAGATCTGGGAAAGCTAAACCGGGCAATCCGCAACTTAGGTCGCAACTAGTTCAGGCAGCACATACTATAGCGCGGATGAAAAACTGTTATTTATCATCCTTATACCATCGAATAGCAGCCAGAAGAGGTAAGAAACGAGCTGCGGTAGCAGTAGCGCATGCAATCATTGTAGCCATATATCACATGCTGATTCGCAAGGAACCATATAAGGACCTTGGGGAAAACTATTTGTCGGAACAAATGCGTCGTAGCAAAATAAAAAGTTTAGTAAACCTTGTCAAAAACATAAAGAAACTGGACGACGATGTTCAATTCATTATTAGCGACCAAAGTATTCGGATAATAATTGGCGAAGAGGTTAAAGAGTTCTCAATGACAGGGTGATACACTAGAAAATCAGCTTTCTTTTGTACACCAGGCCTGTCAAAAAATAGATTTGTACAGGCTTAGTTTACTATTGCCTAAAATTGGGGTATGTCAGCTCTGTTGGCACACATCGTTTTCAGGGTAGGGCGCAAAGAACGCAAAGGGTATATCGGGCGCGACGCGTGCCGCGCCAAAAAATACTTAGCGCAACTTCGCGCTCTTCGCGAACTTTGCGGTTAAAAACTTATACTTTCTGATATAGTTAAAAACTATCATAACGTGAATACTCTTATCCAGAGCGGTCGAGGGACTGGCCCGATGACACCCGGCAACCGGCATTGCGCTTGGTGCTAATTCCTGCAGAATCTTATGGTTCTGAAAGATAAGAGGAAAGGACTGCGACCGGGCGCCCCCTTTCCTCTTGGAAAGGGGGTTTTTGGTACGCCTGTATATAACGCTCAGTTAACCAAAGTGGATATTAATGAAACACGGCGGTATGCCGGCCTGGCCCGGGCGGCCCGCTTTCCCGACGCTCTGCTCCGCCAGGCCTGCCTTGACGCTCAGGTCCTGGCCGTGCCGCGCGGGATCTGGCAGGTATATCCCTATTCACCGGCCGACGGCGTCATTCTCGCGCCTACTCCCCTTAGGCTTAGCGGCGCCAATATTGCCAACCACCTGGCCGGATCCGTACAAGTAGCCGTCTTGGCCGTCACCATCGGTGAAGCCATCGAAGCGGAAATCTCCCGCCGCTTTCGCCAAGGCGACGCGGCCGCGGCGCTGCTTCTGGATGCCGCCGGCACCACGGCGGTGGAAGCAGCGGCTGACCAGGTCAACGCGCTGATTAACCGGGAAGCGGCCCATCAGGGAATGACCGCGACCAAGCGGTACAGTCCCGGCTACGGCGATTGGGACATCACCGTGCAGCAGCACGTCGTGGCCCTCGCCGGCGGCGGCGC encodes:
- a CDS encoding vitamin B12 dependent-methionine synthase activation domain-containing protein, whose translation is MDINETRRYAGLARAARFPDALLRQACLDAQVLAVPRGIWQVYPYSPADGVILAPTPLRLSGANIANHLAGSVQVAVLAVTIGEAIEAEISRRFRQGDAAAALLLDAAGTTAVEAAADQVNALINREAAHQGMTATKRYSPGYGDWDITVQQHVVALAGGGAIGITVTASSMLIPRKSVTAVIGLKPGKPNGQPTCAGNVCLTCGQPNCLARRTSSQ